CAAAGACTTATCGACAAATCCAAAGTCTCATTCACCCGGATAAATTTGGTCAACGCTCGGCTGAAGAGAAAACCCTAGCTCTAGAATGGAGTGCACTAATCAACAAAGCCTACAAGACTCTTTCTAAACCCTTGGACAGGGGCACCTATTTACTAAATCTTGAAGGGGTTACGATATCTGAGGACAACTCTTCCATTGATCATTCATTTCTGCTGCAAATGATGGAGTTTAATGAGTCGGTAGAGGATGCACAAAGCTTAGAAGAACTACAACAATTGGAACAAGAAATTTCTAATCGCACACGAAAGCTGAATGGCGAGCTGGAACAGTTGTTCAGTGTTCACGATAAAGAAGCGGCAAAACTCGTCATAATTCGACTAAAATATTTGCTCAATATTGAATCAACTATTAAAGAAAAAGTTTTAAGATTAAGTTTAAAGGCGCCATAGGTTTAATTACGGCAAATTATCATCAAATGAAACCGCCGctaataaacatttttttaatgcgATACGCATCTTTCTAAGAACTAAAAGCTTCTAAACTAAATTGTCCAcaattttttaccaaaaactTTATGAGATGTTAAATTTTTGGATGTATTTATTTCATCAGCTCTTCATTAACATGCCAAACAACTTTTTCACAGGGTTTGACAGTTGCAACGAGTGCGCACACTTCGCATGTAGATTTCTCCAGTTCGTAAGTAGCCTCTGATTTTCCAAAGGAGTTTTAACAAATTCAACTTCAAAGCAGAATGGCAGAGAAAGGATCTGGATTCATTGGgtttttcaaacatatttACAACGATGAATACAAATGGTAAGCGTTCGCGGATTGTAAACCCCGAGCATTTCTGCACGCGGTAGCTGTCATTTGGATGAAACCCATTTCGTTGTTCGATTCGTCTTGCAGGGCGCTGGtcaaaagtgcatcgttgTTTATTGTAGGAGTGCGAGTTGCTCAAGAATGCGTCGGACTTGAGCTAATGTCGGCAGTTCCACACTGAGGAGTAGAGAAATCCGAATTGATAGAATTTGAGTGTTTTATCGTTAATAAACCATCTCCATAATGCCGTATGCTGTCGTGTGCACTGTTCTCATGTTACCTTTAATCACAGCGATGTGTTTCGGTTTAGTTGCATCTACGgataggaaaacaaattacaacaTTGTGCTCATTGTAACCGACGATCAGGGCATGATGCTTCAAGGAATGGTTAGATATAAAtgataaaagaaagaaaagaccGACTTATGAGCCGGTGTCACACTTATTTCAGACTCCGATGACAAACACCCTGCAACGAATCGCAAACGAAGGAGCAACTTTCGCAAATGCAGTAGGTTATTGGAGCAGTTACTCTTAACAAAAAGACTTACCGTTTGATTTACTCTTTGAAACAGTTCACAACGACCCCACTATGTTGTCCTTCACGTTCCTCTATTCTTTCTGGGCAGTACGCGCACAATCACAAAACCATCAATAATTCCATCTCTGGTGGTTGTTACGGAGAATATTGGCGACAGCACGTGGAACCGACAGCCCTTCCCGTGGCACTTGCGAACGCTGgttataaaacattttttgcaGGAAAATATCTAAACGAATATTTTTCAAAGGAAGTTCCTCCGGGTTGGTCGGAATGGTTCGGTTTGCACGGAAATTCCCGCTACTATAACTATACcataaatgaaaatggaaccCCAGTACAGTACAGCAGTGTTTATTTTACCGATTATTTAGtaagtattttaaatttagcctttaaatgcaatttttcgattttcttatGTCTTCCCCTTTAACCATATTTTTCAAGCAATCAAAACTCGACAATTTTTTGAGTAGCATGGATGGGAAACAAAATTTTTTTGCTATGGTTGCACCTTCTGCTCCACATGCTCCATTCACTCCAGCGAATCGACATAAAAATTTGTTCCCGGATGTTAAGGCAGTTCGTACTCCAAATTTCAACATTCCATCCGGTCCACTAGGTACGAATAACGAAAACCCTCGAATGGAGTTGAACTTTGAGGAATCTTACCTTTAATGCATTGACCATTGACCCTGAGCAGATAAACACTGGCTATTAACAATGGAACCATCAGTTCTACCGGAAAGTTTAATGGATCAATTGGATTCCATCCAACGCAAGCGCTGGCAAACATTGGTTGGAGTAGATGAAATGGTTTTAGCTATCGTTGAGcgactgaaagagaaaaatctACTCGAAAATACTTACATTTTCTACACTTCAGACAATGGATACCATATAGGTATGGCAAAGgttaaattttacaaattcccctttggtttaaaatttcgaaacattttagGACAGTTCGCTCAAGCATACGATAAACGCCAACCTTATGAGACAGATATAAGAGTCCCATTTCTTGTGAAAGGACCAACAGTGCATCCGAAGTCTCTTAGCGAAAATCCGATTGCTCTTATCGATGTAGCTCCAACGATTCTAAACATTGCTGGCCTACAAATCCCCATTTCAATGGACGGTGTACCTATTGAACCGGTGTTGAACGAGAAAAGATCCATCACTGAGAGGCAGATTTTAATAGAATACTGGGGTGAAGGTAACACGGAGACTTACAATGAAGAGTGTCCCTGGCAAGCTTCCGACCGACTACAACTATGCTCAATAGACGCAGCGTGTCATTGCCAAGATGCATGGAACAATACCTATAACTGTGTCCGACATGTAGCTATTGACCTAAACTTTATCTATTGCGAATTCAAAGACAATGAGGTAATGCATGTTACTCTGGAATGATTAGCAATACTTAAATTCACAATTTCATCTTAATTTTACAGCATTTCGTTGAGGCTTACGATCTATCCAAAGATCTATACCAAATGGAAAACGTTGGTTACAACACGCTACCTTCAGTGAAAGCAAAATACAGTTTGGCTATAACTAATCTCTCCGCTTGTATTGGGCCCACGTGTAACATTATTTACTGAATTTCGTTCGGTCGGCGGCGTTAAGTTTGTAGATTGAAACATGCTTTAAAAATATAATGTTTTCGACTTTCTAGcggaaatatgaaataaatattaagTAGATCcaattcaataaaaacattattataaCAATCAAGCTCTTCTAGGTTCATTAATAAGATCTAACCAATAGGTGATTCTCAAATTTACTAGTTTATTACGTTGCTAAAGCTTGACTTCAGAATGTTTCATGAAAATATTCCTACATTTACTCTGTACGCGATATATGTAAAGAAATTGGTTAAatacaattaaatttaaaatagtTCGTGTACCATTGGTTATATAGTTAACTTTGTCATCGGGCATGTTACACCATCAACTGTTCTGAatggaaagtaaaataatCGGCGtatatgtgtttgtgtcgtgGCGAATAGACGCACTGTCAAATCCACAGAAAGGCGCAAATCGGCATTGTGGCTTGGTCTGCAGGCTATTTTCTGAAATATTGTAAGTTGTTCGAGAAATTTCGACGATCAGCGGTGTGAAACAATCGCAGGTAACTTAAGGGAATTATTTTTCACGGCAACAACATGTAGTTCGCCTTCCGCTTGTGTTGCTTGAAACCATTTCCACGCATAGTAACCTTAAACTGAAAGGTTTGTTGACATTTCATTGACTGTAAAGTTGAGCAGTGTTAACGAATGATATTTTGTTAAACTGCTTCGCTAAAGCATAACTGATTTATATAAAATCAAGTGTTTTCGCTGACGGTAGCCTATAAACATAGAATCTGAATAGAATGTACCGCCAATTCCCCAATCCTAACTTCCGTGTCCAGCCCGGCGTCTGTTGACTATGAGCGACGCTTGCTTAACTTTTTCTGTGATGAATTCTTGTTCTATATAATATGAAAAGTACCACCAATGAATGGCGAAGGTTGTAAAAAATGGTGGTCGCAGAAGCATAAATACTTTGAAAGGCTGAAACATGCGATTTCGCGAACTGGGTGTTTGTATGTTCCACCCTGGTATTGTACGTTTATTGATAGTTTATCGCTATTTGTTTCAGTGATCTGCCAGTACACTGGATTTGATTGCCCATTGATTTGATCGTTTTTCGTGTAATCGCCTTCGTATTGAATATATCTaacgaaaaatgaacaaaaaaatgaaacctgacgaaccgaccgaagaagCCATCGAGTTTTCTGTTGAAAAAATTCTTGACAGCAGAATAGTGAACGGAAAGGTACAATGAATTTTACGACTATAGATCACATTTGAATCTGCTTATGCTCCCATTTGCCTATCGTAGGTTGAATATTACCTTAAGTGGAAGGGATACACTAATGAAGATAATACTTGGGAACCTGAAGAAAATTTGGACTGTCCAGACCTAATACAAGCCTTTAAAGAATCCCGTAAAAAGAAGGAAGGTGAGTAAATATTTCATCTTTAAAACGCCATCTTCCTATTTCTGTATACCATTATGTGAACAATGTTCCTACCTTTTGGAAGGCAAAGACGAAAATtccggaagaagaagcaaactCAAAGATGAAGAACCCAAGGTCGTTCCGGCCAAGAGAAAATCGACCACGGAAAAAAAAGTAGGATTCGACCGTGGATTGGTTCCCGAAGAAATTCTCGGTAAGAGCCGCCGCTCTGTTCGATGATTTATACCGATTCAATCAACGTTTTTCCATCATGTGCTTTTTCCAGGAGCTGCGGAAACCCATGGCAAGCTGATGTTTctgatgaaatggaaaaatgccGCTAACGCCGATATGGTCAGCGCGGAACAAGCTAATGTGAAATGTCCTCAAGTTGTTATAAGATTCTATGAATCTCGATTGACATGGCAGGCACCAGAGCCAAAATCCGAATTGAAGGATGAGTAAATTTTACATTTAGGTTTTTTTGTACAAACGATCCACAACATGTAGGAGTTAAACACTCAtgaaaaattagtttctttatCATTTAAACTAATTAACTAAACTGACCTCCAAACCGATTCGTAATAGTAGCATTACATTTTCCAGTCCTAGTTTCAACACATGTCTGTCAGAGAAAACCTTTTCActtaaaatacataaaatactTGCCTCAACATCGTTTGAAATATCATTGGAATAAACGGAAACTATTAAACTATAGCTTGTCAGTTAGTCGAAGAAGTAAGCCTCGTTTAGGATTAGGATTTCTTTTAACTTCAGTTTATGAAACCTTTAAGATTGCAGGATGGtgtatttttggaaagcagCAAAACTTTTGTAAAATTGACAGGATTAAGATGGTCGGGCTTTCTAACCTGTGTCTATGAGTCTGCCTATCATCTCCAGCGATGGGCTTACAGCATTGAAATCAGCATTTGCCTGTAGCGAGAGCATTGGAGGATCCCCAGCTGTCCGCACCATTGTTATGTATGCAATATATACTTCTGCACATTGAAATATTGCTTTATAGCAAATTTTCTTGACTCAATATTGATATGGAAAATAATATCATtgtatgaaaaatattaaacatcAGTCAAACATAACACATGCTTTCCTTTCATTGTAGACATAGTTTTTGATACCTTGCTGAGCAGCATCTAACACTGCatttatttcgtttaaatATCCTTGCAACTCTTCTCACTTTACGGGACATTTTTTCACTTCCGCCCGAAGTCATAattccttttcatttttaataattgtaattttttaatgaataaagTCATTTCTCATCctcgatgaaaaattattgatGAACTTTTGGTGCATACTGTAATATCCGTCATCGTCTGACGTCTGGTTGTCATCGTATTCCTGCAGTGTCTATTCAATTCCTGCAGTTTACACGGCTTGTCAAAAGTTCTTTCAGGGCAGCGCAAGCCACTGTTTCGCATTCCAATTTTTCTGCGTGCCGAAGTCACCGAAAAATCGAGTGAAAAGTGAGTTTCTGCTGGTTTATTTGTATTTCGTCATACAGTGGATCCGTTTTGCATTCGGCTGCAACAGTTATCTTAATGTATGAGGATTTCGGAGGTTGCGATCCGTCCACGGTTGCGTTTTGCTTTGCGTGGCAGCTGCCGTGAACAGAACCCTAACCTAACAAATGCTCGCCGTGACGTGAATCATTGAAAGTTGTTCATTTAATTGCTATCGGCCAAAAATAGTTTCAGTACTATACTAACATGGATAGTATAGATTACTCCAAATAAACGTCAAACCGCTAATGTGACTATTTATCATCTCGTTTGACTAGAGCTGCACTTGTCTTGGTGTCAGAATGTCTCGCTTTTTCGCCGGTGGGTcggattccgattccgatagCAGCTCGGATAGTGAGCCAGTAATTCGCGCGCAAGCGGCGCAGTTTACGGTGA
The nucleotide sequence above comes from Anopheles bellator chromosome 1, idAnoBellAS_SP24_06.2, whole genome shotgun sequence. Encoded proteins:
- the LOC131205761 gene encoding co-chaperone protein HscB homolog, coding for MMRSLNRGLQFSVQHLKPSSRLCSASATSSRCWKCNTAGSNNGFFCASCGVLLHVPQENYFSLFKQKIGFTIDSVELTKTYRQIQSLIHPDKFGQRSAEEKTLALEWSALINKAYKTLSKPLDRGTYLLNLEGVTISEDNSSIDHSFLLQMMEFNESVEDAQSLEELQQLEQEISNRTRKLNGELEQLFSVHDKEAAKLVIIRLKYLLNIESTIKEKVLRLSLKAP
- the LOC131205763 gene encoding uncharacterized protein LOC131205763 is translated as MAEKGSGFIGFFKHIYNDEYKWALVKSASLFIVGVRVAQECVGLELMSAVPH
- the LOC131205760 gene encoding N-acetylglucosamine-6-sulfatase-like isoform X2; amino-acid sequence: MPYAVVCTVLMLPLITAMCFGLVASTDRKTNYNIVLIVTDDQGMMLQGMTPMTNTLQRIANEGATFANAFTTTPLCCPSRSSILSGQYAHNHKTINNSISGGCYGEYWRQHVEPTALPVALANAGYKTFFAGKYLNEYFSKEVPPGWSEWFGLHGNSRYYNYTINENGTPVQYSSVYFTDYLQSKLDNFLSSMDGKQNFFAMVAPSAPHAPFTPANRHKNLFPDVKAVRTPNFNIPSADKHWLLTMEPSVLPESLMDQLDSIQRKRWQTLVGVDEMVLAIVERLKEKNLLENTYIFYTSDNGYHIGQFAQAYDKRQPYETDIRVPFLVKGPTVHPKSLSENPIALIDVAPTILNIAGLQIPISMDGVPIEPVLNEKRSITERQILIEYWGEGNTETYNEECPWQASDRLQLCSIDAACHCQDAWNNTYNCVRHVAIDLNFIYCEFKDNEHFVEAYDLSKDLYQMENVGYNTLPSVKAKYSLAITNLSACIGPTCNIIY
- the LOC131205760 gene encoding N-acetylglucosamine-6-sulfatase-like isoform X1, whose product is MPYAVVCTVLMLPLITAMCFGLVASTDRKTNYNIVLIVTDDQGMMLQGMTPMTNTLQRIANEGATFANAFTTTPLCCPSRSSILSGQYAHNHKTINNSISGGCYGEYWRQHVEPTALPVALANAGYKTFFAGKYLNEYFSKEVPPGWSEWFGLHGNSRYYNYTINENGTPVQYSSVYFTDYLQSKLDNFLSSMDGKQNFFAMVAPSAPHAPFTPANRHKNLFPDVKAVRTPNFNIPSGPLDKHWLLTMEPSVLPESLMDQLDSIQRKRWQTLVGVDEMVLAIVERLKEKNLLENTYIFYTSDNGYHIGQFAQAYDKRQPYETDIRVPFLVKGPTVHPKSLSENPIALIDVAPTILNIAGLQIPISMDGVPIEPVLNEKRSITERQILIEYWGEGNTETYNEECPWQASDRLQLCSIDAACHCQDAWNNTYNCVRHVAIDLNFIYCEFKDNEHFVEAYDLSKDLYQMENVGYNTLPSVKAKYSLAITNLSACIGPTCNIIY
- the LOC131205760 gene encoding N-acetylglucosamine-6-sulfatase-like isoform X3, which gives rise to MPYAVVCTVLMLPLITAMCFGLVASTDRKTNYNIVLIVTDDQGMMLQGMTPMTNTLQRIANEGATFANAFTTTPLCCPSRSSILSGQYAHNHKTINNSISGGCYGEYWRQHVEPTALPVALANAGYKTFFAGKYLNEYFSKEVPPGWSEWFGLHGNSRYYNYTINENGTPVQYSSVYFTDYLQSKLDNFLSSMDGKQNFFAMVAPSAPHAPFTPANRHKNLFPDVKAVRTPNFNIPSGPLDKHWLLTMEPSVLPESLMDQLDSIQRKRWQTLVGVDEMVLAIVERLKEKNLLENTYIFYTSDNGYHIVRSSIR
- the LOC131205762 gene encoding chromobox protein homolog 1-like; this encodes MNKKMKPDEPTEEAIEFSVEKILDSRIVNGKVEYYLKWKGYTNEDNTWEPEENLDCPDLIQAFKESRKKKEGKDENSGRRSKLKDEEPKVVPAKRKSTTEKKVGFDRGLVPEEILGAAETHGKLMFLMKWKNAANADMVSAEQANVKCPQVVIRFYESRLTWQAPEPKSELKDE